Proteins encoded by one window of Dryocola sp. LX212:
- a CDS encoding Cro/CI family transcriptional regulator has translation MRFLLTTSEIKMNKDEVISYFGGVGNVAKALGISHASVSGWGPVIPKGRAFEIQSLTNEGLKVDASLYVKTNEPTV, from the coding sequence ATGAGGTTCCTATTAACTACAAGCGAGATAAAAATGAACAAAGATGAAGTCATTTCCTACTTCGGTGGTGTTGGTAATGTTGCAAAAGCCCTTGGCATATCACACGCGTCCGTCTCCGGCTGGGGTCCAGTTATCCCAAAGGGACGAGCATTTGAGATCCAGTCCCTGACCAATGAGGGTTTGAAAGTCGATGCATCCTTGTACGTAAAGACTAACGAACCAACAGTCTGA
- a CDS encoding LexA family protein, which translates to MKMNERIRTRRKEMKLTQAVLAKLVGVNRVTVTGWESGDYEPGGSNLQALSAALKCNPQWLIDGAGDPDTDVPQSKPTEKFGVKRIPILSWVQAGEWTDSGAPITEDDISEWIYTSASLCDEGFALKVRGDSMTNPNGAPSIPEGSLVVVDPDFGSPYEASGKIVVAQIEGSAEATLKKFVIDGPLKYLIPLNPNYRVMEVNGNCRIVGIVRQIITDL; encoded by the coding sequence ATGAAAATGAATGAACGTATACGCACCCGTCGTAAAGAAATGAAACTGACTCAGGCAGTTTTAGCGAAGCTTGTGGGTGTTAACCGAGTTACTGTCACCGGGTGGGAATCTGGCGACTACGAGCCAGGCGGTTCTAACCTCCAGGCTCTTTCGGCTGCGCTGAAATGCAACCCTCAGTGGTTGATAGATGGCGCTGGCGATCCGGATACGGACGTTCCGCAAAGTAAGCCTACCGAGAAGTTTGGCGTGAAGAGAATCCCTATCCTCTCCTGGGTTCAAGCTGGGGAATGGACAGATTCAGGCGCACCAATTACCGAGGACGATATTAGCGAATGGATTTACACCTCGGCGAGCCTCTGTGATGAAGGATTTGCGCTGAAAGTCAGGGGTGATTCCATGACTAACCCAAACGGGGCGCCAAGCATTCCTGAAGGGTCACTGGTCGTTGTTGATCCTGATTTTGGTAGTCCTTACGAAGCCAGTGGAAAGATAGTTGTTGCTCAGATAGAAGGCTCAGCTGAAGCAACCCTCAAAAAGTTCGTCATTGATGGGCCTTTGAAATACCTAATCCCGCTTAATCCAAACTACCGCGTAATGGAAGTGAACGGTAATTGTCGTATTGTAGGCATAGTCCGCCAAATAATTACCGACCTCTAA
- the rdgC gene encoding recombination-associated protein RdgC: MSREVEIISDEATFASQLQTFAFSPCGSQDMSQTGWVSPLGTLSTRLFHLAGAQLLLVIRREEKILPAPVIKEELSKKISQLEQDQGRKLKKTEKDALRDEVLHSLLPRAFTRNHTTSIWVDTEKQLIIVDTASAKRAEDALALLRKTLGSLPVVPLTMESPIELTLTDWVRTSSLPSGLKMGDEAVLKAVLEDGGTARVTSQDLVSDEVASHIEAGKVVTCLALDWQDRVSFTLDDNMVIRKVKFTDSLLEQNDDIDREDAAHRFDADFILFTGELSILISGLAAALGGEAKR, from the coding sequence ATGTCCCGCGAAGTGGAAATCATCTCAGATGAAGCCACGTTCGCCAGCCAGCTTCAGACGTTTGCTTTCTCACCATGCGGCAGTCAGGACATGTCCCAAACCGGGTGGGTTTCACCATTAGGGACATTGTCCACTCGCCTCTTCCATCTTGCCGGCGCGCAGCTGCTGCTCGTTATTCGACGCGAAGAAAAAATATTACCGGCACCAGTTATCAAGGAAGAGTTGTCCAAAAAGATTTCTCAGTTGGAACAGGACCAGGGCCGCAAGCTGAAGAAAACAGAGAAAGATGCGCTTCGCGATGAAGTGCTTCACTCTCTGCTACCGCGTGCCTTTACCAGAAATCACACGACCAGTATCTGGGTCGACACTGAGAAGCAACTGATCATCGTTGATACGGCCAGTGCCAAACGTGCAGAAGACGCACTTGCCCTGCTCCGCAAAACGTTAGGCTCTCTGCCAGTAGTGCCGCTCACGATGGAATCGCCAATCGAACTGACACTAACCGATTGGGTACGCACTAGCAGCCTGCCATCAGGTTTAAAGATGGGCGATGAAGCTGTACTGAAGGCCGTTCTTGAAGACGGCGGTACGGCGCGCGTTACCAGCCAGGATCTCGTCAGTGACGAAGTGGCCTCACACATCGAAGCAGGAAAAGTTGTGACCTGCCTGGCGCTGGATTGGCAGGATCGTGTGAGCTTTACCCTGGATGACAACATGGTGATCAGAAAAGTTAAGTTTACCGATTCTCTGCTCGAGCAGAACGATGATATTGACCGTGAAGATGCTGCTCATCGTTTTGATGCGGATTTCATTCTGTTCACTGGTGAACTTTCTATTTTGATATCGGGCCTGGCTGCCGCACTCGGCGGCGAAGCAAAGCGATAA
- a CDS encoding HD family hydrolase, with protein MSYIQTLSGKHIDFQNIHPDDIVIEDIATALSNCCRFAGHLPEFYSVAQHSVLTSLLVAPEFALEALLHDAQEAYVCDIPSPLKRLLPDYRQIENYVESVIRRKFGLPEAMSLPVKYADLIMLETERHELDIHDGTTWPILEGVVPTSDFQIHPLRPGQAYSIFMKRFNELTVEAACNA; from the coding sequence ATGTCTTATATTCAGACCTTGTCAGGGAAGCATATCGACTTCCAGAACATTCACCCAGACGATATCGTGATCGAAGATATCGCCACAGCACTATCCAACTGCTGCCGCTTCGCCGGTCATCTGCCGGAGTTCTATTCTGTAGCGCAGCATTCTGTTCTTACCAGCTTACTGGTGGCGCCAGAGTTCGCCCTGGAAGCATTGCTTCATGATGCCCAGGAAGCGTATGTGTGTGACATCCCTTCCCCGCTTAAGCGTCTGCTGCCTGATTACCGTCAGATAGAGAACTACGTCGAATCAGTGATCCGAAGAAAGTTTGGGCTACCAGAAGCGATGAGCCTGCCAGTTAAGTATGCCGACCTGATCATGCTCGAGACAGAGCGCCACGAACTGGATATTCACGATGGAACTACCTGGCCAATCCTCGAAGGCGTCGTGCCTACTTCTGATTTCCAAATCCATCCACTCCGCCCTGGGCAGGCCTATAGCATTTTCATGAAGCGCTTTAACGAACTGACAGTGGAGGCAGCATGCAACGCCTAA
- a CDS encoding ead/Ea22-like family protein: MNKGTEELIASMKAAAEKATPGEWYSDHIDTDGTYGNGDDCREGWKAAGVYSERGDLLLDSSNSDVAIIREEYDEDGFIAFDETGFKNAEFVVACRPENVLALIAALEQAQQQLTDSNRFRDAWKRLAKQNIREREKEIDEHLAALDRIAGLEARTLTVKLPNFNRPVRWGGAEISVNLSPLKAECIESIRTACSAVGIALDTGE, encoded by the coding sequence ATGAATAAGGGAACCGAAGAGCTGATTGCCAGCATGAAAGCAGCAGCGGAGAAAGCGACGCCGGGCGAGTGGTATTCAGACCATATCGATACGGATGGCACTTACGGCAATGGGGATGATTGCCGCGAAGGCTGGAAGGCAGCTGGAGTTTACTCTGAGCGCGGGGATTTGCTTCTCGACTCAAGTAATTCTGACGTCGCCATAATTCGCGAAGAGTATGACGAGGATGGCTTTATAGCCTTCGACGAAACCGGGTTTAAAAATGCTGAATTCGTCGTTGCCTGCCGCCCGGAAAACGTCCTGGCACTGATAGCGGCGCTGGAGCAGGCGCAGCAGCAACTAACTGACAGTAATCGCTTCCGTGATGCATGGAAGCGCCTCGCAAAGCAGAACATCAGAGAGCGAGAAAAGGAAATCGATGAACACCTGGCGGCACTTGATCGCATCGCAGGGCTGGAAGCCAGAACGCTAACCGTGAAGCTGCCAAATTTCAATCGGCCGGTGAGATGGGGCGGTGCTGAAATTTCCGTGAACCTTTCACCACTTAAAGCTGAGTGCATTGAATCAATCCGCACTGCCTGCTCAGCAGTGGGCATAGCACTGGATACGGGGGAGTGA
- a CDS encoding DUF551 domain-containing protein has translation MTNNKLTDEQDFWLAPERLEDIEQGEPLVDGEAQDLARRLMAAYAELQEYRKASKEPVYWQFKSVNGDWLGVGKSGAEQATREGCEVRPLYAVPPLQAVTVPTKEHEFRELVNDLRDVAIKYRDTQQLREQIAKALRAASLKVEPVSNPYKLPEGWIKCIDRNPEEGGRYWCYVEEINSLGKSHYQWNCSWNGDEWSDAALSGRVTHWMPLAAAPQHDEVASAPKVVMSKKQ, from the coding sequence ATGACCAATAACAAACTAACAGACGAGCAGGATTTTTGGCTTGCCCCAGAACGTCTAGAAGATATCGAGCAAGGTGAGCCGCTCGTTGATGGTGAAGCCCAGGATTTGGCCCGCAGACTGATGGCGGCATACGCAGAGCTTCAGGAATACCGCAAAGCCAGCAAGGAGCCTGTTTATTGGCAATTTAAATCAGTAAACGGAGACTGGCTTGGTGTTGGGAAAAGTGGTGCAGAGCAAGCCACCAGGGAGGGTTGCGAAGTTCGACCACTCTACGCAGTCCCACCACTACAGGCTGTGACTGTTCCTACGAAAGAGCACGAATTCCGCGAGCTTGTTAACGATTTGCGGGATGTCGCAATAAAATACCGCGATACACAGCAGCTACGTGAGCAAATAGCTAAAGCGTTGCGCGCTGCTTCGCTAAAAGTTGAGCCTGTAAGCAACCCGTACAAGTTGCCCGAAGGCTGGATTAAATGCATTGATCGTAACCCAGAAGAAGGTGGTCGTTACTGGTGCTACGTCGAAGAGATTAACAGCCTCGGGAAAAGCCACTATCAATGGAATTGCTCATGGAATGGTGATGAGTGGTCAGATGCTGCATTAAGTGGCAGGGTTACACACTGGATGCCACTCGCAGCCGCCCCGCAACATGATGAAGTGGCCAGCGCCCCGAAGGTAGTGATGTCAAAAAAGCAGTGA
- a CDS encoding DUF4224 domain-containing protein, translated as MSELSQRFLTSEDLYQLTGYRRPSLQCKALKECGVFFIPRKDGRPGTTWEHVSNPVGLRATPVNPEEAEPNFKDM; from the coding sequence GTGAGCGAACTATCACAACGCTTCCTAACTTCAGAGGATCTATACCAATTAACCGGCTATCGCCGCCCTTCCCTCCAGTGCAAAGCATTAAAAGAGTGTGGAGTTTTCTTCATACCGAGGAAAGATGGCAGACCTGGTACAACCTGGGAACACGTTTCCAACCCGGTTGGACTACGAGCAACACCGGTTAACCCTGAAGAGGCAGAACCAAACTTTAAGGATATGTGA
- a CDS encoding tyrosine-type recombinase/integrase — MPRVRKNPDDNWMPPRVRRGRSAYEFRSADGRTIRLCNSDLSKAQVWAEYERFINEVKTGSNFSALCQEFFNSGDFHELATETRKDYTKYFSKVNIVFGKMKPDNIKPEHIRKYMDKRGVKSRVQANREKAFMSRVFRWAYERGKVKLNPCQGVKQFKEQARTRYITDLEYRSLYDVAPTAVKVAMEIAYLCCARQGDILDLKKHQLTDQGILIQQSKTSVSQIKAWTERLRAATDLAGQLNINKGMSSIYVLHQPSGSRYTRDAFNAQWMKAKKTAAEKFPELDFQFTFHDLKAKGISDLEGSLNEKQEISGHKNASQTARYNRKIAVVPVVGGQ, encoded by the coding sequence ATGCCTAGAGTTAGAAAAAACCCTGATGATAACTGGATGCCTCCACGTGTTCGAAGAGGACGATCAGCTTACGAGTTTCGCTCTGCGGATGGGAGAACAATAAGATTATGTAATTCAGATCTTTCAAAAGCCCAGGTATGGGCTGAATACGAAAGGTTTATTAACGAGGTTAAAACTGGAAGCAACTTTTCTGCATTGTGTCAGGAGTTCTTTAATTCCGGTGATTTCCACGAACTGGCTACAGAAACGCGTAAGGATTACACCAAATACTTTTCAAAAGTAAATATCGTTTTCGGGAAAATGAAACCTGACAATATTAAGCCTGAGCATATCCGTAAGTATATGGATAAAAGAGGTGTAAAAAGCCGTGTACAGGCGAACAGGGAAAAGGCATTTATGTCGAGGGTGTTCCGATGGGCATATGAGCGAGGAAAGGTAAAATTGAATCCTTGCCAGGGGGTTAAACAATTTAAAGAACAGGCCAGGACGCGTTATATAACCGATCTGGAGTATCGCTCGCTATATGATGTAGCCCCAACAGCGGTGAAGGTGGCGATGGAAATCGCCTACCTCTGTTGTGCCAGGCAAGGGGATATCCTTGATCTAAAAAAACATCAGTTAACCGATCAGGGCATTCTGATCCAGCAAAGCAAGACTTCTGTATCCCAGATCAAAGCCTGGACAGAACGCCTACGTGCTGCAACTGATTTAGCTGGCCAGCTGAACATAAATAAAGGTATGAGCAGCATTTATGTCCTCCACCAGCCATCAGGCTCTCGCTACACACGCGATGCTTTCAATGCTCAATGGATGAAAGCAAAGAAAACTGCAGCAGAGAAATTCCCTGAACTAGATTTTCAGTTCACGTTCCACGATCTGAAGGCAAAAGGGATATCTGATCTCGAAGGCTCACTGAACGAGAAGCAGGAAATATCGGGCCATAAGAATGCCTCTCAGACAGCACGGTATAACAGAAAAATTGCAGTCGTGCCGGTAGTAGGAGGGCAGTAA
- the pgsA gene encoding CDP-diacylglycerol--glycerol-3-phosphate 3-phosphatidyltransferase has translation MQFNIPTLLTLFRVILIPFFVLAFYLPFTWAPFLCAFIFWLAAITDWFDGFLARRWNQSTRFGAFLDPVADKVMVVVALVLVVEHYHAWWVTLPAATMIAREIIISALREWMAEIGKRSSVAVSWIGKTKTMAQMLALIGMLWHPNVWIEYLGIGLFFIAAVLTFWSMFQYLAAARGDLLEP, from the coding sequence ATGCAATTTAATATCCCAACGTTGCTTACTCTGTTCCGTGTCATCCTTATCCCATTCTTTGTGCTGGCTTTTTATCTGCCGTTCACCTGGGCGCCGTTCCTTTGCGCTTTCATCTTCTGGCTGGCAGCCATCACGGACTGGTTTGATGGTTTTCTTGCGCGCCGCTGGAACCAGAGCACCCGCTTTGGCGCCTTCCTCGATCCCGTCGCGGATAAAGTAATGGTGGTGGTCGCGCTGGTGCTGGTCGTGGAGCATTATCATGCCTGGTGGGTGACCCTGCCTGCGGCGACCATGATCGCCCGTGAAATCATCATCTCCGCCCTGCGCGAGTGGATGGCAGAAATCGGCAAGCGCAGCAGCGTGGCCGTCTCATGGATTGGTAAAACCAAAACCATGGCGCAGATGCTTGCGCTGATCGGCATGCTGTGGCATCCAAACGTGTGGATTGAATACCTCGGCATCGGTTTGTTCTTTATCGCCGCAGTGCTGACTTTCTGGTCAATGTTCCAGTATTTAGCCGCCGCGCGCGGTGATTTGCTCGAACCGTGA
- the uvrC gene encoding excinuclease ABC subunit UvrC, with the protein MSEIFEPAAFLKTVTSKPGVYRMYDASSTVIYVGKAKDLKKRLASYFRSNLSSRKTEALVALIHHIDVTVTHTETEALLLEHNYIKLYQPRYNVLLRDDKSYPFIFLSTDTHPRLAMHRGAKHAKGEYFGPFPNGYAVRETLALLQKVFPVRQCENGVYRNRTRPCLQYQIGRCLGPCVAGLVSEEEYAQQVEYIRLFLAGKDDQVLTQLIGQMELASKNLEFEAAARIRDQIQAVRRITEKQFVSNTGDDLDVIGVAFDSGMACVHVLFIRQGKVLGSRSYFPKVPGGTELAEVVETFVGQFYLQGSQMRTLPGEILLDFTLPDKTLLADSLSEVAGRRIHVQTKPRGDRARYLKLARTNAATALVTKLSQQSTIHQRLNALAQVLELPDIKRMECFDISHTMGEQTVASCVVFDANGPLRAEYRRYNIAGITPGDDYAAMNQVLRRRYGKDIEESKIPDVILIDGGKGQLGQAKTVFAELDVAWDKHHPLLLGVAKGTDRKAGLETLFFEPEGEGFSLPPDSPALHVIQHIRDESHDHAISGHRKKRAKVKNTSTLETIEGIGPKRRQMLLKYMGGLQPLMNATAEEISKVPGISQALAEKIYYSLKH; encoded by the coding sequence GTGAGTGAGATTTTCGAACCTGCAGCCTTCCTTAAAACGGTAACCAGCAAACCTGGCGTCTATCGTATGTACGACGCAAGCAGCACGGTTATCTACGTCGGTAAAGCCAAAGATCTTAAAAAGCGCCTGGCGAGCTACTTCAGAAGCAATCTGTCTAGCCGCAAAACCGAGGCGCTGGTGGCGCTCATCCATCATATTGACGTCACCGTTACCCATACCGAAACCGAAGCGCTGCTGCTTGAACATAACTACATCAAGCTCTATCAGCCTCGCTACAACGTGCTGCTGCGCGATGACAAATCCTATCCTTTTATCTTTCTCAGCACGGACACCCATCCCCGGCTGGCAATGCACCGTGGCGCCAAACATGCGAAGGGTGAGTATTTCGGTCCCTTCCCTAACGGCTATGCGGTAAGAGAAACCCTGGCGCTGCTGCAAAAAGTGTTCCCGGTTCGCCAGTGTGAAAACGGCGTTTATCGCAACCGTACGCGGCCCTGCCTGCAGTACCAGATTGGCCGCTGCCTCGGCCCCTGCGTAGCGGGGCTGGTCTCTGAGGAGGAGTACGCGCAGCAGGTTGAGTACATCCGTCTTTTCCTCGCGGGGAAAGATGACCAGGTTCTGACCCAGCTCATCGGGCAAATGGAGCTGGCGAGCAAAAACCTCGAGTTTGAAGCGGCCGCGCGCATACGCGATCAGATTCAGGCGGTAAGGCGCATCACCGAGAAGCAGTTTGTCTCTAACACCGGTGACGACCTGGACGTCATCGGCGTGGCCTTTGACTCCGGCATGGCCTGCGTTCACGTGCTGTTTATCCGCCAGGGCAAAGTGCTGGGCAGCCGAAGCTATTTCCCGAAGGTGCCGGGCGGTACGGAGCTTGCCGAAGTGGTGGAAACCTTTGTCGGTCAGTTCTATTTGCAGGGCAGCCAGATGCGGACCTTGCCAGGCGAAATCCTGCTCGACTTTACGCTGCCGGATAAAACCCTGCTGGCGGACTCGCTTTCCGAAGTTGCCGGGCGTCGCATCCATGTTCAAACCAAACCACGCGGTGACCGTGCCCGCTATCTGAAACTGGCCCGCACCAATGCCGCCACCGCGCTGGTGACCAAACTTTCCCAGCAGTCCACCATCCATCAGCGGCTTAACGCCCTCGCTCAGGTTCTTGAGCTTCCGGACATTAAGCGCATGGAATGTTTTGATATCAGCCATACGATGGGGGAGCAGACCGTTGCTTCCTGCGTGGTGTTTGATGCTAATGGTCCGCTGCGTGCCGAATACCGCCGCTATAATATTGCGGGTATCACGCCGGGCGATGACTATGCGGCGATGAACCAGGTGCTGCGCCGTCGCTACGGCAAAGATATAGAAGAGAGCAAAATCCCGGACGTCATTCTTATCGACGGCGGGAAAGGGCAGTTAGGCCAGGCTAAAACCGTGTTCGCAGAGCTGGACGTGGCGTGGGATAAGCATCACCCGTTGCTGTTGGGCGTTGCCAAAGGCACCGATCGTAAAGCGGGTCTGGAGACGCTATTCTTCGAGCCAGAGGGCGAGGGCTTCTCTTTACCGCCTGATTCGCCGGCGCTGCACGTGATTCAGCATATTCGCGATGAGTCCCACGACCACGCCATCAGCGGGCACCGCAAAAAGCGGGCAAAAGTAAAAAATACCAGTACGCTAGAAACAATTGAAGGCATTGGGCCAAAACGTCGCCAAATGCTGTTGAAATATATGGGCGGATTGCAACCGTTAATGAATGCGACCGCTGAAGAAATCTCAAAAGTGCCCGGTATCTCGCAGGCGTTGGCAGAAAAGATCTACTACTCGTTGAAACATTGA
- the uvrY gene encoding UvrY/SirA/GacA family response regulator transcription factor, translating to MINVLLVDDHELVRAGIRRILEDIKGIKISGEANCGEDAVKWCRAHPVDVVLMDMNMPGIGGLEATRKIARYSSDIKIIMLTIHTENPLPAKVMQAGASGYLSKGAAPQDVVNAIRSVNAGQRYIASDIAQQMALSQIEPEKSETPFASLSERELQIMLMITKGQKVNEISEQLNLSPKTVNSYRYRMFSKLNISGDVELTHLAIRHGLFNAETLTSSE from the coding sequence TTGATCAACGTTCTTCTTGTTGATGACCACGAACTGGTGCGCGCAGGGATACGACGCATTCTTGAAGATATCAAAGGGATTAAGATATCAGGTGAAGCAAATTGCGGTGAGGACGCCGTGAAATGGTGTCGCGCCCATCCGGTTGATGTCGTTTTAATGGACATGAATATGCCCGGCATCGGTGGACTTGAAGCCACGCGCAAAATTGCTCGTTATTCTTCAGACATCAAAATCATTATGCTCACCATCCACACGGAAAACCCACTGCCGGCCAAAGTTATGCAGGCTGGCGCTTCCGGCTATCTAAGTAAAGGCGCAGCGCCCCAGGATGTGGTGAATGCCATTCGCTCGGTGAATGCGGGCCAGCGCTATATTGCTTCGGATATCGCCCAGCAGATGGCCCTGAGTCAGATTGAGCCGGAAAAAAGCGAAACCCCCTTTGCCAGTTTGTCCGAGCGCGAATTACAGATTATGCTAATGATCACCAAAGGCCAGAAGGTCAATGAGATCTCTGAGCAGCTTAATCTGAGCCCGAAAACGGTGAACAGCTACCGTTACCGAATGTTTAGTAAACTGAATATCAGTGGCGACGTTGAGCTGACTCACCTGGCCATTCGCCATGGGTTATTCAACGCGGAGACGTTAACCAGTAGTGAGTGA
- a CDS encoding DUF2594 family protein encodes MSTPDFSTADNHSELAIEVTCLKVMLTQMLKALGQADAGKVIIKMEKQIAQMEDAAHAEVFGNTVKQIKQAYRQ; translated from the coding sequence ATGAGCACTCCTGATTTTTCCACCGCTGATAACCATAGCGAACTGGCTATCGAAGTCACCTGCCTGAAAGTGATGTTAACCCAGATGCTCAAAGCATTGGGCCAGGCCGATGCAGGCAAAGTCATTATCAAAATGGAAAAGCAAATCGCTCAGATGGAAGACGCGGCGCACGCTGAAGTATTTGGCAATACTGTTAAGCAAATTAAACAAGCCTATCGCCAGTAA
- the sdiA gene encoding transcriptional regulator SdiA translates to MTDAREIITTIHRQTQRLEFDYFAFCVRHPVPFTRPKTSVISTYPAAWLEHYHKENYFAIDPVLQPVNFMRGFLPWNDELFSGTPEFWDAARDHGLRLGMTQCVMSPSRAAGLLSVSRASVKGKLLPDDQLNARLQYLAELSLMTLARLDDPSVEPMSLKLSRREREILQWTGEGKTSSEIAMILSISENTVNFHQKNMQKKFNAPNKTQIACYAAAMGII, encoded by the coding sequence ATAACTGATGCCCGCGAAATTATCACCACGATTCACCGACAGACGCAGCGGTTGGAATTTGATTACTTCGCTTTTTGCGTCAGGCATCCGGTGCCTTTTACCCGTCCCAAAACCTCGGTTATTTCCACTTACCCCGCGGCCTGGCTCGAGCATTATCATAAGGAAAACTATTTCGCTATCGACCCGGTGCTGCAGCCGGTGAATTTCATGCGCGGCTTTCTGCCGTGGAACGACGAACTTTTTAGCGGCACGCCGGAATTCTGGGACGCTGCGCGGGATCATGGCTTGCGCCTGGGCATGACCCAGTGCGTTATGTCACCGAGCAGGGCGGCGGGGCTGCTGTCGGTATCGCGAGCGTCCGTAAAGGGAAAACTGCTGCCAGACGATCAGCTAAATGCACGTTTGCAGTATCTTGCGGAGCTGAGTTTAATGACGCTGGCAAGGCTGGACGATCCTTCAGTTGAGCCGATGTCGCTGAAACTAAGCAGGCGGGAAAGAGAGATTTTGCAGTGGACGGGCGAGGGGAAAACATCGTCGGAGATAGCGATGATTTTATCGATCTCGGAGAATACCGTGAATTTTCATCAGAAAAATATGCAGAAGAAATTTAACGCGCCGAATAAAACGCAGATAGCCTGCTACGCCGCGGCGATGGGGATAATCTGA
- the tcyN gene encoding L-cystine ABC transporter ATP-binding protein TcyN — translation MSAINVKQLVKKFHGQAVLHGIDLTVEEGEVVAIIGPSGSGKTTLLRCINLLEQPESGTIQVGEITIDAARSLSKQKNLVRELRQHVGFVFQSFNLFPHRTVLENIIEGPVIVKGEPKEQATARARELLAKVGLTGKETSYPRRLSGGQQQRVAIARALAMRPEVILFDEPTSALDPELVGEVLSTIRQLAQEKRTMVIVTHEMSFARDVADRAIFMDQGRIVEQGPAKALFASPQQPRTRQFLDKFLTQ, via the coding sequence ATGAGTGCTATCAACGTTAAACAGCTGGTGAAAAAGTTTCACGGTCAGGCGGTGCTCCACGGCATTGACCTGACGGTGGAAGAGGGTGAGGTAGTGGCGATTATCGGGCCAAGCGGCTCCGGTAAAACCACGCTGCTGCGCTGCATCAACCTGCTCGAACAGCCAGAGTCCGGCACCATCCAGGTCGGCGAGATTACTATTGACGCCGCGCGGTCGCTCAGCAAACAGAAAAATCTCGTGCGTGAGCTGCGCCAGCATGTTGGCTTCGTGTTCCAGAGCTTCAACCTCTTCCCGCACAGAACGGTGCTGGAAAATATTATTGAAGGACCGGTCATCGTAAAAGGCGAGCCGAAAGAACAGGCCACGGCTCGCGCGCGTGAACTGCTGGCGAAGGTGGGGCTGACGGGGAAAGAGACCAGCTATCCGCGTCGGCTGTCCGGCGGTCAGCAGCAGCGCGTGGCCATCGCCCGCGCGCTGGCGATGCGTCCGGAAGTGATTCTTTTCGATGAGCCTACCTCCGCGCTGGATCCCGAACTGGTGGGCGAGGTGCTGAGCACTATTCGTCAGCTGGCGCAGGAAAAGCGCACGATGGTGATCGTGACCCATGAAATGAGCTTTGCCCGTGACGTAGCGGACCGGGCCATCTTTATGGATCAGGGGCGCATCGTGGAGCAGGGGCCTGCCAAAGCGCTGTTTGCCAGTCCGCAGCAGCCCCGCACCCGGCAGTTCCTTGATAAGTTTTTGACCCAGTAA
- the tcyL gene encoding cystine ABC transporter permease, whose protein sequence is MQESLQLVIDSAPYLLRGAVFTLQLSIGGMFFGLLLGFILAMMRLSAFLPFSLLSRFYVSIFRGTPLIAQLFMIYYGLPQFGIELDPVPAAMIGLSLNTAAYASETLRAAISSIDKGQWEAAASIGMTRWQTLRRAILPQSARVALPPLSNSFISLVKDTSLAATIQVPELFRQAQLITSRTLEVFTMYLAASLIYWVMATVLSALQNYFENQLNRQDRDPK, encoded by the coding sequence ATGCAAGAAAGTCTGCAACTGGTGATCGATTCGGCACCTTATCTCCTCCGCGGGGCTGTTTTCACGCTACAGCTGAGTATCGGCGGCATGTTCTTCGGGCTGCTGCTCGGTTTTATACTGGCGATGATGCGCCTGTCGGCATTTTTGCCGTTCTCGCTGCTGTCGCGCTTTTACGTGTCGATTTTCCGCGGCACGCCGCTTATCGCCCAGCTGTTTATGATCTACTACGGCCTGCCGCAGTTCGGTATCGAACTGGATCCTGTTCCGGCGGCGATGATTGGCCTGTCGCTCAATACTGCGGCCTACGCCTCAGAAACGCTGCGCGCGGCGATCTCCTCTATCGATAAAGGGCAGTGGGAAGCCGCCGCCAGCATCGGCATGACGCGCTGGCAGACCCTGCGTCGCGCCATTCTGCCGCAGTCTGCGCGCGTAGCGCTGCCGCCGCTCAGCAACAGCTTTATCAGCCTGGTAAAAGACACCTCCCTTGCGGCGACCATTCAGGTGCCGGAACTGTTCCGTCAGGCGCAGCTGATCACCTCGCGCACGCTGGAGGTCTTCACCATGTACCTGGCCGCCTCGCTGATTTACTGGGTGATGGCGACCGTCTTGTCTGCCCTGCAGAACTACTTCGAAAATCAGCTTAACCGCCAGGACAGGGATCCGAAATGA